A genomic stretch from Streptomyces venezuelae ATCC 10712 includes:
- a CDS encoding DUF2530 domain-containing protein, with product MAKWTPKHEAPEPLEGPVVATITGGTILWFVLFLVQVPFYGWFDDRDLTWWVWTCLAGAGLGLIGIWYVRKRDAAIKRHAAARAADATGGASRAGEAGEAGTGSPQGPGA from the coding sequence ATGGCGAAGTGGACACCGAAGCACGAGGCACCCGAGCCCCTCGAAGGGCCCGTCGTCGCCACCATCACCGGCGGCACGATCCTCTGGTTCGTCCTCTTCCTCGTCCAGGTCCCGTTCTACGGCTGGTTCGACGACCGGGACCTGACCTGGTGGGTGTGGACCTGCCTGGCCGGGGCCGGACTCGGCCTGATCGGCATCTGGTACGTACGGAAGCGGGACGCGGCGATCAAGCGGCACGCGGCGGCGCGGGCGGCGGACGCGACGGGCGGGGCGAGCCGGGCGGGCGAGGCCGGCGAGGCGGGGACCGGATCCCCCCAGGGTCCCGGGGCGTAG
- a CDS encoding SCO4225 family membrane protein codes for MRDSRPRAIVRLTFANPVSLGYLALVASLPLLVSPWTEGQAFADFWFALATAPSSVVLLLPDVVTGFSAWASAYHYSALALSALINAFLLGLAHRSLRRNPARQGHTA; via the coding sequence ATGCGAGACAGCCGCCCCCGCGCCATCGTCCGGCTCACGTTCGCCAACCCCGTCTCACTGGGCTACCTGGCGCTCGTGGCGTCGCTCCCCCTGCTGGTCAGCCCGTGGACCGAGGGCCAGGCCTTCGCGGACTTCTGGTTCGCCCTGGCCACCGCGCCCAGCAGCGTGGTCCTGCTGCTCCCCGACGTGGTGACAGGCTTCTCGGCCTGGGCGAGCGCCTACCACTACTCGGCGCTGGCCCTCTCCGCGCTGATCAACGCCTTCCTCCTCGGCCTCGCCCACCGGTCCCTCCGGAGGAACCCGGCACGACAGGGCCACACCGCCTGA
- a CDS encoding cation-translocating P-type ATPase, producing the protein MTQRAKIDTDGGEAGAVGPPVVHRPAGLTSAEVAERVARGEVNDVPVRSSRSTTDIVRANVFTRFNAIIGVLWVIMLFVAPIQDSLFGFVIIANTGIGIIQELRAKKTLDGLAVIGEAKPTVRRDGVAAELSTSEIVLGDLIELGPGDKVVVDGEVAEADSLEIDESLLTGEADPVVKKPGDRMMSGSFVVAGGGAFTATKVGREAYAAQLAEEASRFTLVHSELRTGISTILKYVTWMMVPTAIGLVISQLVVKDNNFKDAVARTVGGIVPMIPEGLVLLTSVAFAIGVVRLGRKQCLVQELPAIEGLARVDVVCLDKTGTLTEGGMDVTELRPLNGADETYVRKVLGALGESDPRPNASLQAIIDAYPDTVEWRCTEALPFSSARKYSGAAFSEGDGENSTWLLGAPDVLLPAGDPALTEIDHLNEQGLRVLLLARTVHELDSPEVATGARPTALVVLEQRLRPDAADTLSYFAEQNVATKVISGDNAVSVGAVAGKLDMPGAANTVDARTLPADREEMAKVLDENAVFGRVTPQQKRDMVAALQSHGHTVAMTGDGVNDVLALKDADIGVSMGSGSEATRAVAQIVLLNNSFATLPSVVAEGRRVIGNITRVATLFLTKTVYSVLLAVLVVCSQVEYPFLPRHLTLLSTLTIGVPAFFLALAPNKERAKPNFVRRVMRYAIPGGVIAGAATFATYLLARHHYTGPDALAAETSAATLTLFLVSMWVLAIIARPYTWWRLTLVAAMGGAFLLVLVVPWLQDFFALKLVGVTMPWTAVAIAAAGAALLEFAWRWVDRRFPA; encoded by the coding sequence ATGACTCAGCGGGCGAAGATCGACACGGACGGCGGCGAGGCCGGGGCGGTGGGGCCGCCCGTTGTCCACCGTCCCGCCGGACTGACCTCCGCCGAGGTCGCCGAACGCGTCGCCCGCGGCGAGGTCAACGACGTCCCCGTACGCAGCTCCCGCTCGACCACGGACATCGTCCGCGCCAACGTCTTCACCCGCTTCAACGCGATCATCGGCGTGCTCTGGGTGATCATGCTCTTCGTCGCGCCGATCCAGGACAGCCTCTTCGGCTTCGTGATCATCGCCAACACCGGCATCGGCATCATCCAGGAACTCCGCGCCAAGAAGACCCTCGACGGACTCGCTGTCATCGGCGAGGCGAAACCCACCGTCCGGCGCGACGGCGTGGCCGCCGAACTCTCCACCTCCGAGATCGTCCTCGGCGACCTGATCGAACTCGGCCCCGGCGACAAGGTCGTCGTCGACGGCGAGGTCGCCGAGGCAGACAGCCTGGAGATCGACGAGTCCCTGCTCACCGGCGAGGCCGACCCGGTGGTGAAGAAACCCGGCGACCGGATGATGTCCGGCTCGTTCGTGGTGGCCGGCGGCGGCGCGTTCACCGCGACCAAGGTCGGCCGCGAGGCGTACGCGGCGCAGCTCGCCGAGGAGGCCTCCCGGTTCACGCTCGTCCACTCCGAACTGCGGACGGGCATCTCCACCATCCTCAAGTACGTGACGTGGATGATGGTGCCGACCGCGATCGGGCTCGTCATCAGCCAGCTCGTCGTCAAGGACAACAACTTCAAGGACGCCGTCGCCCGCACGGTCGGCGGCATCGTCCCGATGATCCCCGAAGGACTCGTCCTGCTCACCTCGGTCGCCTTCGCGATCGGAGTCGTACGCCTCGGGCGCAAGCAGTGCCTGGTGCAGGAGCTGCCCGCGATCGAGGGCCTCGCCCGGGTGGACGTCGTCTGCCTGGACAAGACGGGCACGCTGACCGAGGGCGGCATGGACGTCACCGAACTGCGGCCCCTCAACGGCGCGGACGAGACGTACGTACGCAAGGTCCTCGGCGCCCTCGGGGAATCGGACCCCCGCCCCAACGCCTCCCTCCAGGCCATCATCGACGCCTACCCCGACACCGTGGAGTGGCGCTGCACGGAGGCCCTGCCGTTCTCCTCGGCCCGCAAGTACAGCGGGGCGGCGTTCAGCGAGGGCGACGGCGAGAACTCGACGTGGCTGCTCGGCGCCCCCGATGTCCTCCTGCCCGCCGGCGACCCGGCGCTGACCGAGATCGACCACCTCAACGAGCAGGGCCTGCGGGTCCTGCTGCTGGCCCGGACCGTCCACGAGCTCGACTCCCCCGAGGTCGCGACCGGCGCCCGCCCGACGGCGCTGGTCGTCCTGGAACAGCGGCTGCGGCCGGACGCCGCCGACACGCTCTCCTACTTCGCCGAACAGAACGTCGCCACGAAGGTCATCTCCGGCGACAACGCGGTCTCGGTGGGCGCGGTCGCGGGAAAGCTCGACATGCCGGGCGCGGCGAACACCGTGGACGCCCGCACGCTCCCCGCCGACCGGGAGGAGATGGCGAAGGTCCTCGACGAGAACGCCGTCTTCGGCCGGGTCACCCCGCAGCAGAAGCGGGACATGGTGGCGGCGCTCCAGTCCCACGGGCACACCGTCGCCATGACCGGCGACGGCGTGAACGACGTGCTGGCGCTGAAGGACGCCGACATCGGCGTGTCGATGGGCTCGGGCTCGGAGGCGACCCGGGCGGTCGCGCAGATCGTCCTCCTGAACAACAGCTTCGCGACGCTGCCGTCGGTGGTGGCGGAGGGCCGGCGGGTCATCGGCAACATCACCCGCGTGGCCACCCTGTTCCTCACGAAGACGGTGTACTCGGTCCTCCTGGCGGTCCTGGTGGTGTGCTCGCAGGTGGAGTACCCCTTCCTCCCCCGCCACCTGACGCTCCTGTCGACCCTGACGATCGGCGTCCCGGCGTTCTTCCTCGCGCTCGCGCCGAACAAGGAACGGGCGAAGCCGAACTTCGTCCGGCGGGTGATGCGGTACGCGATCCCCGGCGGTGTCATCGCGGGCGCGGCGACCTTCGCCACCTACCTGCTGGCCCGCCACCACTACACCGGACCGGACGCCCTGGCGGCCGAGACGAGCGCGGCGACGCTCACCCTGTTCCTGGTCTCGATGTGGGTCCTGGCGATCATCGCCCGCCCGTACACGTGGTGGCGCCTGACCCTGGTGGCGGCGATGGGAGGCGCGTTCCTCCTGGTCCTCGTCGTGCCGTGGCTCCAGGACTTCTTCGCGCTGAAGCTGGTGGGCGTGACGATGCCGTGGACGGCCGTGGCGATCGCGGCAGCGGGCGCGGCCCTGCTGGAGTTCGCGTGGCGCTGGGTGGACCGGAGGTTCCCGGCGTAG